The sequence TATCTTCTATTTTCCATTTAATCAAGCAATCAAAAATAGCATGAGCTATCACAATATTGGTGTGAGGAGGATCCACCTCAACAAAGTTTAGGACACGATATTGCAGAACCCAATCAGCATTTATGTAATGAGCCACCAAAAACATATGCTGACGGTTTTGATTGGATGTCCACATATCTATAGTTAACCTTATGGACTCAGCCTCCCTAAGACGTTTTATGAGTTGGTCCTTTTCAGATCCATAAAATTTCATGCTTTCATTATTTATGAACTTTCTACCAATGAATTCATAGTTATTGTTCATCCATTTCATCAAAGCACTAAACCCTTTATGCTCAACCATCCTATAAACAAGTAATCATGTTGAGTTATAATATGAGCAATAAAAAATTTAGTGTGATCATGATCATACTCACTAGGATGGACAATCATAGAACCATCAACTAAAGGAAAGTTAAGTGTACCTTGAGCTTTAGCCCTTGCAAGCTTGTTCAATCAACTAAAGGAAAGTTAAGTGTACCTTGAGCTTTAGCCCTTGCAAGCTTGTTCAGATGTAGTGTGCACTTATCTAGGTGATGGTTCAGTGTTGTAGTGGTTCCCTAGGGCAgtattgtcacgcccagaaatttagcccaaatttccagactattttgcgtattaaatccctgtccaggaatcagccagggtacacaaaacgacaagtaatatatagTTCCAAACATAAATagagcgtaaaatacttacagcagaggcacttagtcctcacaccgaaagagaacggcagcagcggaaaaggcgatcctagtggggcttcagctccactccacaagcaaaaCTCAACTAGGGTcagagccttggtcttctaacttcgtcttcagctcagaagcactacacttctgaaaagggggaacaatagcaagactgagtacaaccaccgtactcagcaagccacaccaacgatgcattcgtgcaaggggatacaaagaggggtttgtggctatttgcataaaggcagttgtaaaacattttattgagtaaaacaatatatctccactgatcaacgctacaccatgttgaacaggcccaaccatcccacctgaactacaTCTGTTCATTAAGCCAATTTatggtgagactaatcacgttGATtatggttgatcgcccataactgcgggcacgactattcgaatagttttactctggcgagaggtgcacaactgtacccacaagacacaatccaccggcatgtcaccgcgCCTGGCTGGACACGTCACCATATcaagtgattgtgacaagacccttcatataaacCCCTCCGACCAAGCACACCACATCTCAGGTTTCGCCCCCTCCCCCAGCAGGCAGCGGGCAGCCCCCCTCGTGCCAAGGCGAATCAgtaagccgcataggccgtcgcagggcccatctgaactccatcacgctcacccttgcctggatgcgtcagcccGAGGAAAGCTATACTTAAAGTTaggcagttacccattcccgcttgtggcaagcgctgtatgtcttccagtgcatcccgcgaaccggtccttaactgccatgggtgcgtcTAGCAAAACCATGTACCCACAGTCCACCTTtaagtcgcattttagttggataattacgaccaatgaaACATGGCCGGGTGTCTCGAGCACGAAGCTCGTtatgatactaaaaaggtctaatactacaattatcccatcaactgagctagtggtaattaagcatggctaagcatacagttctagctaggtcatcaaagtaacacaagctagtcgatttatcacccaaggttgacaaaggacaggtATCAAAtaatatggcacaagcaagcagataggtaaaccctgatcccatgtaattagcaaaacatgcatatttatttgcaaacggtaaaacatttgtaaattaggatcaaaatgctcaaggggaatgtgtgacttaccttgcttcttcaaaataATCTTTCGAACTCTTTTCCTCATGaccgcgatcttccgaaacAACGGAATCTACTCGCCGgcacgcaaaatgaggaaaaaatctaataaacaccaagtaaacagtacataaaaagtaaacaaacatatagagctcaattttagatgaattttgcaagttgaatggcccaatttggagttcgtatgaattagttatgaattttagaagcttttgagccatttaaatgattttctagaattaaatccgaattattgcgcaattattaattattttatcaaaGGAAAAAGGgggcgctgacgtcatcaaggggagAGGCACGCCAACAGGTGGGCCACGCACGTCAGCGGCACAAGGGGAGGGCGCACGGTGGACACGGTCCACCGCGGCTGGGGCGGCACCGTGGACCCGGACCACGGGAGTGGTCCATGAGACCGACGGCCTGGATCGGCCGATCCAACGGCCATGGGCGGCACGGCTCAAAGCCGACCGGCCGAGCGATGGCGCTGGGCGGCGcgtggcaagcggcggcgacggtcggTGACGCAAGGAGCGGTGGCGCacggcacgggaggcggcgaaggaggggaaaaagagaagaggagggaggcggctcaCCGAGaggcacggcgacgacgggagcggccgccggagggaggcggcggctcctCGAGAAGGCGACGCGGATGGCGGCCCGATGGCTTCCGGCGAAGACGGAAGAGCGACCGAGAAGCGGTGCGACCTAGGTGAAATGGCAAAGGGATTAGGATTTGAAGAGGAGGCTCACAGCGGCGTGAATCGCCGGCCAAAGACTAGAGAGGATGGCCGATGCTCACCTCGAGCGGAGAGGACGGAGTTCCGATAGCGATTGGAGCCGGCGGAGGGGTGGCCGAGGGGCTGTGCGGTATGGCGGAGCTGACGGAAGCGATGACGCCACGTGGAGTGGTTGGCAACGGTGGCAAACGGCGAACGGAGGCGGCGAATGCAGCGATGGCCTTGGGTttgcggtggaggtggtgatTCGGTGGTGGAGAAGTGGAAATGGGCGGCGCCCGGGCTGGCCCTTGCTGTGGCAACGCCGGCGGTAGCGGTGGCACAGCCTGAGGTGGACGGGGATGGCGGCAataggcggccggaggcggcgggtggtggtggagctcgGGTCGGCAGTGGGAGCGGCGTTCGGGCGGCGGTTTGGGGGAGGAAATGTGGTGGCCAAGCTTGATCTTGTGGCGGcgaagccggtggtggtggccgcgcgACGCAACGTTGGCTAGGATGGTGGCGAGTAGTGGCTGGAgatcgccggcgatggcggagagagaggagcgacGCAGGGAGCTCGAGAGGGCGGGATGGGAGCTCGGGcgaatggggaaaaagagagaggatggcACGGGAAGGCTTTTTATAGCGCTCGGGAGTCGCGGGCGTGGCCGGGGAAGGGCGGCAACAGCCGGCGAGGAAGTGGGGTGACATcgaggggtggtggcggcgactaGGTGCCGGATTTTGGGGGCAAGTTGGGGAAGGAGTGTGGAGGAGGTGGGGCGACGTGGTCCCGCGATGGGGGCGAGCGCGCGGGTGGAGAAGggggcggaatcggcggcgacgTAGGGAGACCATGGCGGCGATTGAGGGGTAGCCGGAGGTAGGAGATGGccctgacgggtggggcccacctatcggcggcgaggaggccggtttaatttgttttctttttatttaaattgattaaatgaactttgtattattgtaattacttcttgagctccgaaaatgcACGGAAAAATCtggagagtattttagggcacaaagaatattacaaaatactcccagccatgatttttaaaggaaaatcttTAATTCTCCCAAtctttcacttgattaaattgctttaacttttaatttaatttctagaaatacattattaattaatttttaatcccgaacgaaaatcggggcgatGACAAGCATAGCAGTGATGACAAAACATGCACTTTGCCTTTGTTTCCATTTTCCCATTCTCCTTCGTGGAGGGAACATTGATCACCTTAAATTATTTCCAACAACCAGCCCGCTTTCCTCTCGTTACTTTGCACTTGGAAGGAGATAGTGAAATACCTCCCTTTGGCCTTTTTACTCCTCATCTACGAGCCTTTGACTTCTTATCTCCATCCTCTCCCTCACTTACGCTAAGAAGGTAGGCTTACTGCATCTTTCGTCCATCTCAAATTTGTTCTCTtcatcctcccctccccccattCCGACCACCATTTCATGCCCAAATTCATAAACAGATAAACTGATTATTAGCTGGTGGAGTTCTAGGTGCCTAGGTATAGTGATATTCATTCAAAGCTAAACAATTTCAGATTGAGTTCACATGATTACATGACTACATGAGTGGTACTGCACAAATCTAAGAGGCTAAAAGTCTAGGATACTTGGATAAACCATAAAGGAAAGTGATTCTGGAATTCGGATATCACACCACGGACATGGAGGCATTAACTCGTGATATTGAAGCttgtcactggtggagaaaccatcttcgATCGGTCGACCCAAATTCACGATAGTctcggttccattaaaaactgGGATTAagaatgatttttagtcccggtttataagaacAACATGACTAgatgatctttattcccggttggtgttaccaaccgggactaaaaatgatctttaatcccggttggtaaaaccaaccgagactaaagatgatttttagtcccggttggttccATGTCAGACCGTGTCAGGCgcctaggatctttagtcccggtttataacaccaaccgggactaaagatctaactttagtcccggttggtgttactaacgggaataaaaatcatcatgtactatataatccctattacttatcctcttctctcgttcacacaacaaactctatctctttctttcttttttcctctctaactcctgccttatctctttcttccttcctctttTTTTGGATCGAGCGAGAGAGTGGGCCGGCCGGGCGGTGGCCTCCGCGGCAGGGCGGAGCGGTGCGGCCAGCACGGCGgtgcggcagcgggcggcggcgcgcagggccgcgcggcggggcggcggccggcgtgacAACgtggagggccacgtggcgcctctgtgtttcttttttttagaatttgtgatttagtGCATGATcctatgatgtatttgatttgtgtgtgatgtgaatttgtgatgtatttgcgatgaattttgtagaacttgtgatgtaatttgatttgtgtgtaattttttttaggatttacgatgtatttgatttatgtgtataagtaactttaagatttgtgatgtggatttgggatgttactttgatttgggatttggggatatgcatggcacttgattcgggagaaaatagaaaagaaaaaagaagaagaaaggggatCATCTGGACTGCTCTGTTATCCcctctttagttccggttggagtgtcccgattggtgttaagatcgatctttagtcccggttatttcatctaggactaaagatagcgatctttagtcccgcattcgtagtcccggttgaataACCGATACTAAATGGGGGTTACAAATCGAGAGGAAAGATAGTTTCTCTATCAGTGAGCATTGCCATTGCCCCACTAGCAGTTCGGATCCTCGACTACGGCCAACCTTGTCTGGAGCAATCCGTGTGAATGGTGCGGCCACACAACCGACGGCGGGCTGTGAATGGCACGGTGTGGGTGGTGTGGGCTAGCGGTtcgagatgagagagagaggcgtTGCGTGAAAGTTCGAGATGAGAGACAGGAGCACGGCGTGAGAGtttgatgagagagagagagagagaggcgtgcGGTGGGCCGACGACGTGCATCACAGGCAGTGAGCGGCATGGGCA is a genomic window of Oryza glaberrima chromosome 7, OglaRS2, whole genome shotgun sequence containing:
- the LOC127780211 gene encoding uncharacterized protein LOC127780211; this encodes MSVPTLRRAATTTGFAATRSSLATTFPPPNRRPNAAPTADPSSTTTRRLRPPIAAIPVHLRLCHRYRRRCHSKGQPGRRPFPLLHHRITTSTANPRPSLHSPPPFAVCHRCQPLHVASSLPSAPPYRTAPRPPLRRLQSLSELRPLRSRSHRFSVALPSSPEAIGPPSASPSRGAAASLRRPLPSSPCLSIPLFRKIAVMRKRVRKIILKKQGKSHIPLEHFDPNLQMFYRLQINMHVLLITWDQGLPICLLVPYYLIPVLCQPWDG